A genomic segment from Stappia indica encodes:
- a CDS encoding CaiB/BaiF CoA transferase family protein → MTSSDTASASAAPRPGGRGPLAGVKVLDLSRILAGPTATQLLGDLGADVVKIERPDSGDDTRGWGPPFLRDADGNETRESAYYLSSNRNKRSLAVDLSSEEGIALVRRLARCADVLVENFKVGDLARRGLGYEALSAENPGLVYCSISGFGQDGPYAHRAGYDFLIQGMGGLMSLTGRPDAEGGEQTKAGVGIADVMCGMYASSAILAALHHRSATGEGQHLDIALFDTQVAWLINQGVACLTDGNVPPRRGNAHPTIVPYNAYPARDGSFILAVGNDAQFARFCEVAGRPELASDPRFARNADRVRNRLELEPEIERLTATRDRADWIAALEAVGVPCGPINDVGEVFADPQVVHRGMRIEMEHPLGRDGHVSLIGNPLKLSRTPVTYRHAPPRLGEGGVEALAEWLGEDDTGIRALAARGAIALAETE, encoded by the coding sequence ATGACGTCGTCCGATACCGCTTCTGCTTCTGCCGCACCGCGCCCGGGCGGCAGGGGGCCGCTTGCCGGGGTGAAGGTGCTCGACCTGTCGCGCATCCTTGCCGGCCCCACCGCCACCCAGCTGCTCGGCGATCTCGGCGCCGACGTCGTCAAGATCGAGCGGCCCGACAGCGGCGACGACACCCGCGGCTGGGGGCCGCCCTTCCTGCGCGATGCGGACGGCAACGAGACCCGCGAGAGCGCCTATTACCTCTCTTCCAACCGCAACAAGCGCTCGCTCGCCGTCGATCTGTCGAGCGAGGAGGGCATTGCCCTGGTGCGCCGGCTGGCGCGCTGCGCCGATGTGCTGGTGGAGAATTTCAAGGTCGGCGACCTTGCCCGCCGCGGCCTCGGCTACGAGGCGCTGTCGGCGGAAAATCCCGGCCTCGTCTATTGCTCGATCTCCGGCTTCGGCCAGGACGGGCCCTATGCCCACCGGGCCGGCTACGACTTTCTCATCCAGGGCATGGGCGGGCTGATGTCGCTCACCGGCCGGCCGGATGCGGAGGGCGGCGAGCAGACCAAGGCCGGCGTCGGCATCGCCGACGTCATGTGCGGCATGTATGCCTCCAGCGCCATTCTCGCCGCGCTGCATCACCGCAGCGCCACCGGCGAGGGCCAGCATCTCGACATCGCGCTGTTCGACACGCAGGTCGCCTGGCTGATCAACCAGGGCGTCGCCTGCCTCACCGACGGCAACGTGCCGCCGCGCCGGGGCAATGCCCATCCCACCATCGTGCCCTACAACGCCTATCCGGCGCGCGACGGCTCCTTCATCCTCGCCGTCGGCAACGATGCGCAATTCGCCCGCTTCTGCGAGGTGGCAGGCCGGCCGGAGCTTGCCAGCGACCCGCGCTTTGCCCGCAATGCCGACCGGGTGCGCAACCGGCTGGAGCTGGAGCCCGAGATCGAGCGGCTGACGGCAACGCGCGACCGCGCCGACTGGATCGCCGCGCTGGAGGCGGTCGGCGTGCCCTGCGGCCCGATCAACGATGTCGGCGAGGTCTTCGCCGATCCGCAGGTCGTCCATCGCGGCATGCGCATCGAGATGGAGCACCCCTTGGGTCGCGACGGACACGTGTCGCTGATCGGCAACCCGCTGAAGCTCTCGCGCACCCCGGTCACCTATCGCCATGCCCCGCCGCGCCTCGGCGAGGGCGGCGTCGAGGCGCTGGCCGAATGGCTCGGCGAGGACGACACTGGCATCCGGGCGCTGGCGGCACGCGGCGCCATCGCACTGGCGGAGACGGAATGA
- a CDS encoding thiamine pyrophosphate-binding protein gives MSGTGADFIAAKLRQAGCTHAFGMPGGEVLALMGALEAAGIAFQLVKHENAGGFMGEGVWHAQARAGREAPAVLLATLGPGVANAVNVVANALQDRVPLVFLTGCVDAREAETYTHQVFDHGALLRPVVKASFRAAPGALGAMMDKAILTALDGQPGPVHVDVPIGIAEGACEEGLHPLPQRVSPRDLAPAGPSLEAARALLAGAERPIAIAGVDAVNEDAGAAVAAFCRAHNVPLITSYKAKGLLDEADLLALGGAGLSPRADAQLLPLLAASDCVLLLGYDPIEMRINWRNPWPADAPVVEVAASPRRHGMHAVRHILPCGVAPALAALGEGLAPRATWPDGEIAAARTALAAQFAPEPSGWGPAAVFHTLRDVLPAETVATADSGAHRILVSQIWRAGFPRAMLQSSALCTMACALPLGIGHAIAEPERPVVVFVGDAGLEMGLGELATLRDLGLPVLVCVLVDESLALIELKQRASQRPNVGVDFAGTDFPALARALGGHGVWVDDAATLAREAAAALSRNTYTLLACRIGRRAYDGKF, from the coding sequence ATGAGCGGGACGGGAGCGGATTTCATCGCCGCCAAGCTGCGGCAGGCCGGCTGCACCCACGCCTTCGGCATGCCGGGCGGCGAGGTGCTGGCCTTGATGGGCGCGCTGGAGGCGGCGGGCATCGCCTTCCAGCTGGTCAAGCACGAGAATGCCGGCGGCTTCATGGGCGAGGGTGTCTGGCATGCGCAGGCCCGCGCCGGACGCGAGGCGCCCGCCGTCCTGCTCGCCACGCTCGGTCCCGGCGTTGCCAATGCGGTCAATGTGGTCGCCAACGCGCTGCAGGACCGGGTGCCGCTCGTCTTCCTGACCGGCTGCGTCGATGCCCGCGAGGCGGAAACCTACACCCACCAGGTTTTCGATCATGGCGCCTTGCTGCGCCCGGTGGTCAAGGCGAGCTTCCGCGCCGCCCCCGGCGCGCTGGGCGCGATGATGGACAAGGCGATCCTCACCGCCCTGGACGGCCAGCCCGGCCCGGTCCATGTCGACGTGCCCATCGGCATCGCGGAAGGCGCCTGCGAGGAGGGGCTGCACCCTCTGCCGCAGCGCGTCTCGCCGCGCGATCTTGCTCCGGCCGGCCCTTCGCTGGAGGCGGCCCGCGCGCTGCTGGCAGGTGCCGAGCGGCCCATCGCCATCGCCGGCGTCGATGCGGTCAACGAGGATGCGGGCGCGGCCGTCGCCGCCTTCTGCCGGGCCCATAACGTGCCGCTCATTACCAGCTACAAGGCCAAGGGCCTGCTCGACGAGGCCGACCTGCTGGCTCTCGGCGGTGCGGGTCTGTCGCCGCGTGCCGACGCGCAGCTGCTGCCGTTGCTTGCGGCCTCCGACTGCGTCCTGCTCCTCGGCTACGATCCGATCGAGATGCGCATCAACTGGCGAAACCCGTGGCCAGCCGATGCGCCGGTGGTGGAAGTCGCTGCGAGCCCGCGCCGGCACGGCATGCATGCCGTCCGCCATATTCTGCCCTGCGGCGTTGCGCCGGCGCTTGCCGCCTTGGGCGAGGGGCTCGCCCCGCGTGCCACCTGGCCGGACGGGGAGATTGCGGCCGCGCGCACAGCGCTCGCCGCCCAGTTCGCGCCCGAGCCCTCCGGCTGGGGGCCGGCCGCCGTCTTCCATACCCTGCGCGATGTCCTGCCGGCCGAGACGGTGGCGACCGCCGACAGCGGCGCCCATCGCATCCTCGTTTCGCAGATCTGGCGCGCCGGCTTTCCGCGCGCCATGTTGCAGTCCTCGGCCCTGTGCACCATGGCCTGCGCCCTGCCGCTCGGCATCGGCCACGCCATCGCCGAGCCGGAGCGTCCGGTCGTCGTCTTCGTCGGCGATGCGGGGCTGGAGATGGGGCTCGGCGAGCTTGCCACCTTGCGCGACCTCGGTCTACCGGTTCTGGTCTGCGTTCTGGTCGACGAGAGCCTCGCCCTCATCGAGCTGAAGCAGCGCGCCAGCCAGCGCCCCAATGTCGGCGTCGACTTTGCCGGCACCGATTTCCCCGCGCTTGCCCGCGCGCTCGGCGGCCATGGCGTGTGGGTGGACGATGCGGCAACGCTCGCCCGCGAGGCGGCCGCCGCGCTCTCCCGCAACACCTACACCCTGCTTGCCTGCCGCATCGGCCGGCGCGCCTATGACGGCAAGTTCTGA
- a CDS encoding helix-turn-helix transcriptional regulator, with the protein MKNCIQELRAARKWSQADLAEQLDVSRQTVNALERGRYDPSLPLAFRIARLFGVAIEDVFQP; encoded by the coding sequence ATGAAGAACTGCATCCAGGAGCTGCGGGCCGCGCGCAAATGGTCCCAGGCGGACCTTGCCGAGCAGCTGGATGTCTCGCGCCAGACGGTGAACGCCCTGGAGCGCGGCCGTTACGACCCCAGCCTGCCGCTCGCCTTCCGCATCGCCCGCCTGTTCGGCGTCGCCATCGAGGATGTCTTCCAGCCCTGA
- a CDS encoding YeeE/YedE family protein, which yields MTSLAQTLSGPNRNVLAISLAGLATVAVLAANTSGWRLGAAVVIGGFAGLALYHASFGFTAAWRRLVTEKRGGGLRAQFLLILLTSAVSFPLIAWGAAFGMPTGGFVFPFGIAAAIGAFAFGVGMQLGGGCASGTLFTAGGGSTRMMVTLAAFIAGSVAATPHMHLWGQLPKLPAVSLVSEFGPLGAYAATAAVLALIALWSVRMEKRAHGSLAEPRATVSYLTGPWSLVAGAVAIALVGIATFIVLGRPWGITSGFALWGAKILQGLGVTVTDWPYWQWQKGALEASVFADATSVMNFGILFGAMAAAALASKYAPVWKLSGRDLATAILGGLLMGYGARLAYGCNIGAYLGGIASGSLHGWLWLVFGFMGSLVGTRLRLKLGMG from the coding sequence ATGACAAGCCTTGCCCAAACCCTCTCAGGCCCCAACCGCAACGTGCTGGCGATTTCGCTCGCCGGCCTTGCAACCGTCGCGGTCCTCGCCGCCAATACCAGCGGCTGGCGGCTCGGTGCCGCCGTCGTGATCGGCGGCTTCGCCGGTCTTGCGCTCTATCACGCCAGCTTCGGCTTCACCGCGGCCTGGCGCCGGCTGGTGACGGAAAAGCGCGGCGGCGGATTGCGCGCGCAGTTCCTGCTGATCCTGCTGACCTCGGCCGTCTCCTTCCCGCTGATCGCCTGGGGCGCCGCCTTCGGCATGCCGACCGGCGGCTTCGTGTTTCCCTTCGGCATTGCGGCTGCCATCGGCGCCTTCGCCTTCGGCGTCGGCATGCAGCTCGGCGGCGGCTGCGCCTCCGGCACGCTGTTCACCGCAGGCGGCGGCTCGACCCGCATGATGGTGACGCTGGCCGCCTTCATCGCCGGATCGGTCGCCGCGACTCCGCACATGCACCTGTGGGGCCAGTTGCCGAAGCTGCCGGCGGTCTCGCTGGTGAGCGAGTTCGGCCCGCTCGGCGCCTATGCCGCGACCGCCGCGGTGCTGGCGCTGATCGCGCTGTGGAGCGTGCGGATGGAAAAGCGCGCCCATGGCAGCCTTGCCGAGCCGCGCGCCACGGTGTCCTACCTGACCGGCCCCTGGTCGCTGGTGGCCGGCGCCGTCGCCATCGCGCTGGTCGGCATCGCCACCTTCATCGTGCTCGGCCGCCCCTGGGGCATCACATCGGGCTTCGCGCTGTGGGGCGCCAAGATCCTGCAGGGCCTCGGCGTGACCGTCACCGACTGGCCGTACTGGCAGTGGCAGAAGGGCGCGCTGGAGGCCTCGGTCTTCGCCGACGCGACCTCGGTGATGAATTTCGGCATCCTGTTCGGCGCGATGGCGGCAGCAGCGCTCGCCAGCAAATATGCGCCGGTGTGGAAGCTGTCGGGCCGCGACCTTGCGACCGCGATCCTCGGCGGCCTGTTGATGGGCTACGGCGCAAGGCTCGCCTATGGCTGCAACATCGGCGCCTATCTCGGCGGCATCGCCTCCGGCTCGCTGCACGGCTGGCTGTGGCTGGTCTTCGGCTTCATGGGAAGCCTGGTCGGCACCCGCCTGCGCCTGAAGCTCGGCATGGGCTGA
- a CDS encoding tetratricopeptide repeat protein yields MTITDAYGYPLTLSDAGALQPWRGAVRAFLAHGRATPDLVAETLRLAPDFALCHAVHGLFCMLLGRREMVAVAAEDLERARTASAAVGVSPREAAVVNALGDWLAGHPARAGARLDAALADHPADPLLMKLVHAIRFVLGDAAGMRRSLAGVEHAFAPDHPERGYFLGCQAFALEETGDYALAERVGREAVALAPDDAWGLHAVAHVYDMTARVEDGRAWLEANTAAFSHCNNFRFHVWWHLALMYLERGDVSRVLELYDEEIRAERTDDYRDISNAASLLVRLEIEGVNVGGRWDELARLAEARVDDRCNIFADLHYMLSLEGGDRRDAADALIASMGAHAGEETDMGRIAAAAGMPAVLGLEAWARGNYFSAFRHLDRARPQLFRIGGSHAQRDVFERLAIEAALRAGLCLEAERLLRERVTLRGGLDRFAEVRFERAERMRLATRLMQDEALRAIPA; encoded by the coding sequence ATGACGATTACCGACGCCTATGGCTACCCGCTCACCCTTTCCGATGCCGGCGCATTGCAGCCCTGGCGCGGGGCGGTGCGCGCCTTTCTCGCCCATGGCCGGGCAACGCCGGACCTCGTTGCCGAGACGCTGCGCCTTGCGCCCGACTTCGCGCTCTGCCACGCCGTCCACGGCCTTTTCTGCATGCTGCTCGGCCGGCGCGAAATGGTCGCCGTCGCCGCCGAGGACCTGGAGCGGGCACGCACCGCCTCCGCCGCCGTCGGGGTGAGCCCGCGCGAGGCGGCCGTGGTCAATGCGCTGGGGGACTGGCTTGCCGGCCATCCCGCCCGCGCGGGTGCCCGGCTGGATGCGGCCCTTGCCGACCATCCGGCCGATCCGCTGCTGATGAAGCTCGTTCATGCCATCCGCTTCGTGCTGGGCGATGCCGCCGGCATGCGCCGCTCGCTGGCCGGCGTCGAGCATGCCTTCGCGCCCGATCATCCCGAGCGCGGCTATTTTCTCGGCTGCCAGGCTTTCGCGCTGGAGGAGACGGGCGACTATGCGCTGGCCGAGCGTGTCGGCCGCGAGGCCGTCGCCCTTGCGCCGGACGATGCCTGGGGCCTGCATGCGGTCGCCCATGTCTACGACATGACCGCGCGGGTGGAGGACGGGCGCGCCTGGCTGGAGGCCAACACGGCCGCCTTCTCCCACTGCAACAATTTCCGCTTTCACGTCTGGTGGCATCTGGCGCTGATGTATCTGGAGCGCGGCGACGTCTCCCGCGTGCTGGAACTCTACGATGAGGAGATCCGTGCCGAGCGCACCGACGATTATCGCGACATCTCCAATGCCGCCTCGCTCCTGGTGCGGCTGGAGATCGAGGGCGTCAATGTCGGCGGCCGCTGGGACGAGCTCGCCCGCCTTGCCGAGGCGCGGGTCGACGACCGCTGCAACATCTTCGCCGATCTTCATTACATGCTGTCGCTGGAAGGCGGCGACCGGCGCGATGCCGCCGATGCGCTGATCGCCTCCATGGGCGCCCATGCCGGCGAGGAGACCGACATGGGCCGCATCGCCGCCGCCGCCGGCATGCCCGCCGTGCTCGGCCTGGAGGCCTGGGCGCGCGGCAACTACTTCTCCGCCTTCCGCCATCTCGACCGCGCCCGCCCGCAGCTTTTCCGCATCGGCGGCAGCCACGCGCAGCGCGATGTGTTCGAGCGGCTGGCCATCGAGGCGGCCTTGCGCGCGGGCCTGTGCCTGGAGGCGGAACGATTGCTGCGCGAGCGCGTTACCCTTCGCGGCGGGCTCGACCGTTTCGCGGAAGTTCGCTTCGAGCGGGCCGAGCGGATGCGCCTGGCCACCCGGCTCATGCAGGACGAGGCCTTGCGGGCCATTCCGGCCTGA
- a CDS encoding OpgC family protein: MHVSPALSPPRPRDPRLDFFRGLGMFIIFVAHLPENTWTLWIPARFGFSDATEIFVFCSGMASALAFGKVFDQHGWLMGVARTGHRIWQVYFAHVCQFLVIAAGLVWIQQSGYLAECCGLTQDYVASLNLWPFFEQTQDTLPGLLTLTYVPNYFDILPMYIVILALMPVMLAASRLSRWAVFALMAGLWLAAGQGLFDLPAEPWSDRAWFFNPFAWQLVFFTGFAFMRGWIPAPPVSAALIGLSAAVLLASVPFAWHVAYNEVPALLAARDAITPLWDKSTFGAFRYLHFLALAYLAWVAVGAGGSRLLAENLWGRVVNVVQKVGQQSLAVFLASLVLAQAIGILRDMAWGRGDPLAEFLANIAGFAGLIAVAYLVSWYKKQPWRRPPAGKSGPGPKSSDGGSARSERSPAARAVQPAATTS; encoded by the coding sequence ATGCATGTCTCGCCGGCCCTCAGCCCTCCGCGTCCGCGCGATCCAAGGCTCGATTTCTTTCGCGGCCTCGGCATGTTCATCATCTTCGTCGCGCATCTGCCGGAAAACACCTGGACGCTATGGATCCCGGCCCGGTTCGGCTTTTCCGATGCGACGGAGATCTTCGTCTTCTGCTCGGGCATGGCCTCGGCGCTCGCCTTCGGCAAGGTCTTCGACCAGCACGGCTGGCTGATGGGCGTCGCGCGCACCGGCCACCGGATCTGGCAGGTTTATTTCGCCCATGTCTGCCAGTTCCTGGTCATCGCCGCCGGTCTCGTGTGGATCCAGCAAAGCGGCTATCTGGCCGAGTGCTGCGGCCTGACGCAGGATTATGTCGCCTCGCTCAACCTGTGGCCCTTCTTCGAACAGACGCAGGACACGCTGCCCGGCCTGCTGACGCTCACCTATGTGCCGAACTATTTCGACATCCTGCCGATGTATATCGTCATCCTCGCCCTGATGCCGGTGATGCTGGCCGCCTCGCGCCTGTCGAGATGGGCCGTCTTCGCGCTGATGGCGGGGCTTTGGCTGGCCGCCGGACAGGGCCTCTTCGACCTGCCGGCCGAGCCCTGGTCGGACCGGGCCTGGTTCTTCAATCCCTTCGCCTGGCAGCTCGTCTTCTTCACCGGCTTCGCCTTCATGCGCGGCTGGATCCCGGCCCCGCCGGTCTCGGCCGCGCTGATCGGCTTGTCGGCGGCCGTCTTGCTGGCCTCCGTGCCCTTTGCCTGGCACGTCGCCTACAACGAGGTGCCGGCGCTGCTCGCCGCCCGCGATGCGATCACGCCGCTTTGGGACAAGAGCACCTTCGGCGCCTTCCGCTATCTGCATTTCCTGGCGCTCGCCTATCTTGCCTGGGTGGCGGTGGGCGCGGGCGGGTCGCGGCTGCTTGCGGAAAATCTCTGGGGCCGCGTCGTCAACGTGGTGCAGAAGGTCGGCCAGCAGTCGCTCGCCGTCTTCCTCGCCAGCCTCGTGCTGGCCCAGGCCATCGGCATCTTGCGCGACATGGCCTGGGGCCGCGGCGATCCGCTGGCCGAGTTCCTGGCCAATATCGCCGGCTTTGCCGGCCTGATCGCCGTCGCCTATCTGGTGTCCTGGTACAAGAAGCAGCCCTGGCGGCGCCCGCCTGCCGGAAAGTCCGGTCCGGGTCCTAAGTCCTCCGACGGCGGCTCGGCCAGGAGCGAGCGCAGCCCGGCCGCGCGCGCCGTGCAACCGGCAGCGACCACGAGCTGA
- a CDS encoding alpha/beta hydrolase family esterase, with product MSCPTSFAPALPSLAAAMLAGLWLASSPALAAGSAPGCGSDTPCAIEGGEYRILLPQGAPPKGAIVFLHGWRGSAEAEMRNGAWARLAERLGVAFVAPQGEGGTWSYPGAPRQLRDEFAFFRALAADLKTRFGIAGEKTVLTGFSMGGSMAWNVACREGELFAGYVAVAGAFWDPVPQACPSPLPMLVHVHGTADRTVPLEGRAIGEHWRQSDVAKSLALWQRQAGLAAKFPQGAPAQGLSCQLQEARDGPGLLEVCLHAGGHSIRAEWVEQGWQLIAQRRGWPG from the coding sequence ATGTCCTGTCCCACCTCTTTCGCCCCTGCCTTGCCCTCGCTCGCCGCCGCCATGCTCGCCGGCCTGTGGCTGGCGTCGTCCCCGGCCCTTGCCGCCGGCAGTGCGCCCGGCTGCGGCAGCGACACGCCCTGCGCCATCGAAGGGGGCGAATATCGCATCCTCCTGCCGCAAGGAGCGCCGCCGAAGGGGGCGATCGTCTTCCTGCACGGATGGCGCGGCTCGGCCGAGGCGGAGATGCGCAACGGAGCCTGGGCGCGGCTTGCCGAACGGCTGGGCGTTGCCTTCGTCGCTCCGCAAGGGGAAGGCGGAACCTGGTCCTATCCCGGCGCGCCGCGGCAGCTGCGCGACGAATTCGCCTTCTTCCGGGCTCTGGCCGCCGATCTGAAGACCCGCTTCGGCATTGCCGGCGAGAAGACCGTGCTGACCGGCTTTTCGATGGGCGGATCGATGGCGTGGAACGTCGCCTGCCGCGAGGGCGAGCTCTTCGCCGGCTATGTGGCGGTGGCCGGCGCCTTCTGGGACCCGGTACCGCAGGCCTGCCCCTCGCCCCTGCCGATGCTGGTGCATGTGCACGGCACGGCGGACCGGACGGTGCCGCTGGAGGGACGGGCCATCGGCGAGCACTGGCGCCAGTCGGACGTCGCCAAGAGCCTTGCCCTGTGGCAGCGGCAGGCGGGGCTTGCGGCCAAATTTCCGCAAGGCGCGCCGGCGCAAGGGCTCTCCTGCCAGCTGCAGGAGGCACGCGACGGCCCCGGCCTGCTGGAAGTGTGCCTGCATGCGGGTGGGCACAGCATCCGCGCCGAATGGGTGGAACAGGGCTGGCAGCTGATCGCGCAGCGGCGCGGCTGGCCCGGCTGA
- a CDS encoding DUF2474 family protein, translated as MTRDGSERPLYQRLAWFAGLWLAGVATLFVIASIIRWAIL; from the coding sequence ATGACGCGGGACGGGTCCGAGCGGCCGCTCTACCAGCGGCTCGCCTGGTTCGCCGGGCTGTGGCTGGCGGGCGTCGCGACGCTGTTCGTGATCGCCAGCATCATCCGCTGGGCGATCCTCTAG
- the cydB gene encoding cytochrome d ubiquinol oxidase subunit II: MIFDLALIWALLIATAVFLYVVLDGFDLGLGILFPTARSKTERDVMMNSVAPVWDGNETWLVLGGGGLYAVFPLAYAVLMPALYVPIMAMLFGLIFRGVVFEFRFKARPERQWVWDVAFFLGSLTAALAQGIALGAIIQGIDVEGRAYAGGWLDWLTPFSLMTGLAVVIGYALLGATWLVWKCEGPMQEHFRDKAKVLGGLLLAMIAVVSLWTPALHPQFAARWFEFPQIFYTAPVPLLVLGLAVLLFSSLRSTRDGLPFLASLGLFLVTFAGLGVSLFPYVVPTSITIWQAAAPDSSLLFLLAGAVVLIPMILAYTAYAYWVFRGKVRPDEGYH, translated from the coding sequence ATGATCTTCGACCTCGCCCTCATCTGGGCCCTGCTGATCGCCACCGCCGTGTTCCTGTACGTGGTGCTGGACGGCTTCGACCTCGGCCTCGGCATCCTGTTCCCCACCGCCCGCTCCAAGACCGAGCGCGACGTGATGATGAACTCCGTCGCGCCGGTATGGGACGGCAACGAGACCTGGCTGGTGCTGGGCGGCGGCGGGCTCTATGCGGTCTTCCCGCTGGCCTATGCGGTGCTGATGCCCGCCCTCTACGTGCCGATCATGGCGATGCTGTTCGGCCTGATCTTCCGCGGCGTCGTCTTCGAATTCCGCTTCAAGGCGCGCCCCGAGCGGCAATGGGTGTGGGATGTCGCCTTCTTCCTCGGCTCGCTGACGGCGGCGCTGGCGCAGGGCATCGCGCTCGGCGCCATCATCCAGGGCATCGACGTGGAAGGACGCGCCTATGCCGGCGGCTGGCTCGACTGGCTGACGCCGTTCTCCCTGATGACCGGCCTTGCCGTCGTGATCGGCTATGCGCTGCTCGGCGCCACCTGGCTGGTGTGGAAATGCGAAGGGCCGATGCAGGAGCATTTCCGCGACAAGGCGAAGGTGCTCGGCGGACTTCTGCTGGCGATGATCGCGGTGGTCAGCCTGTGGACGCCGGCGCTGCACCCGCAATTCGCCGCGCGCTGGTTCGAGTTCCCGCAGATCTTCTACACCGCGCCGGTGCCGCTGCTGGTGCTGGGGCTGGCCGTGCTGCTGTTCTCCAGCCTGCGCTCGACCCGCGACGGGTTGCCGTTCCTGGCGAGCCTCGGGCTCTTCCTCGTCACCTTCGCCGGGCTCGGCGTCAGCCTGTTCCCCTATGTGGTGCCGACCTCGATCACCATCTGGCAGGCGGCCGCGCCCGACAGCTCGCTCCTGTTCCTGCTTGCCGGGGCGGTGGTGCTGATCCCGATGATCCTGGCCTATACCGCCTATGCCTACTGGGTGTTCCGCGGCAAGGTGCGGCCCGACGAGGGCTATCACTGA